The following coding sequences lie in one Rutidosis leptorrhynchoides isolate AG116_Rl617_1_P2 chromosome 4, CSIRO_AGI_Rlap_v1, whole genome shotgun sequence genomic window:
- the LOC139840278 gene encoding uncharacterized protein has product MILLSPFQKSLRLQWLREHLACRPLRVIVDMELKAMQTLVPNSDKEYKEREKQKNVTTDKSDDSIVHSHASTNNGIITNTPLQVGKEVYIKSIGDPTLVVAKGWLCSLDPLTVVGGIEIGTDLGEVNIQVAIKRDEQLIRPFDLVNKIVEATGVVIAWPCSLISVVPLD; this is encoded by the exons ATGATACTACTGAGCCCATTCCAGAAGTCATTACGTCTGCAGTGGCTAAG AGAGCACTTGGCTTGTCGACCGTTGAGGGTTATAGTAGATATGGAGCTGAAAGCTATGCAGACCTTGGTTCCAAATTCTGACAAG GAGTATAAAGAACGTGAAAAACAGAAGAACGTTACGACAGATAAATCCGATGATTCCATTGTTCAttctcatgcatcaacaaataatggCATAATTACCAATACGCCTCTACAG GTTGGGAAAGAAGTCTACATAAAGAGCATTGGTGATCCTACCCTAGTTGTCGCAAAAGGTTGGCTTTGTAGTTTAGACCCACTAACAGTGGTTGGAGGAATAGAGATTGGTACAGATTTGGGTGAAGTAAATATTCAGGTCGCAATAAAAAGAGATGAACAATTGATAAGACCATTTGACCTTGTTAATAAAATTGTAGAGGCTACCGGTGTGGTTATTGCGTGGCCATGTTCTTTAATCTCG GTTGTGCCACTGGATTAA